In Festucalex cinctus isolate MCC-2025b chromosome 5, RoL_Fcin_1.0, whole genome shotgun sequence, a single genomic region encodes these proteins:
- the LOC144019030 gene encoding serine/threonine-protein phosphatase 2A catalytic subunit beta isoform, producing the protein MEDKSFTKELDQWIEQLNECKQLSENQVRTLCEKAKEILTKESNVQEVRCPVTVCGDVHGQFHDLMELFKIGGKSPDTNYLFMGDYVDRGYYSVETVTLLVTLKVRFQERITILRGNHESRQITQVYGFYDECLRKYGNANVWKYFTDLFDYLPLTALVDGQIFCLHGGLSPSIDTLDHIRALDRLQEVPHEGPMCDLLWSDPDDRGGWGISPRGAGYTFGQDISETFNHANGLTLVSRAHQLVMEGYNWGHDKNVVTIFSAPNYCYRCGNQAAIMELDDTLKYSFLQFDPAPRRGEPHVTRRTPDYFL; encoded by the exons ATGGAAGACAAATCTTTTACAAAGGAGTTAGACCAATGGATCGAACAGCTAAATGAGTGCAAGCAGCTTTCGGAAAACCAAGTGAGGACGCTCtgcgagaag GCCAAGGAGATTCTGACCAAGGAGTCCAACGTCCAGGAG GTGCGATGCCCGGTGACGGTGTGCGGCGACGTGCACGGCCAGTTCCACGACCTGATGGAGCTCTTTAAGATCGGCGGCAAGTCCCCCGACACCAACTACCTGTTCATGGGCGACTACGTGGACAGAGGCTACTACTCGGTGGAGACGGTCACGCTGCTCGTCACGCTAAAG GTGCGTTTCCAGGAGCGGATCACCATCCTGCGAGGGAACCACGAGTCCCGGCAGATCACGCAAGTGTATGGCTTCTATGACGAGTGCCTGAGGAAGTACGGCAACGCCAACGTGTGGAAGTACTTCACAGACCTGTTTGACTACCTGCCGCTCACCGCGCTGGTCGACGGACAG ATCTTCTGTCTCCACGGAGGCTTGTCGCCCTCCATAGACACCTTGGATCATATACGAGCTCTGGATCGCCTGCAGGAGGTCCCGCATGAG GGCCCCATGTGTGACCTGCTGTGGTCGGACCCTGACGACCGCGGCGGCTGGGGGATCTCCCCCCGAGGTGCGGGCTACACCTTCGGCCAGGACATCTCCGAGACCTTCAACCACGCCAACGGCCTGACGCTGGTGTCGCGCGCCCATCAGCTGGTCATGGAG GGCTACAACTGGGGCCACGACAAGAACGTGGTGACCATCTTCAGCGCGCCCAACTACTGCTACCGCTGCGGGAACCAGGCGGCCATCATGGAACTGGACGACACCCTCAAGTACTCTTT CCTTCAGTTTGACCCGGCCCCCCGCCGTGGCGAGCCCCACGTGACCAGACGCACTCCCGACTACTTCCTGTGA
- the shld3 gene encoding shieldin complex subunit 3 — protein sequence MEEDVVLHHRLEGSDGLSDLISTTEKLLEPFPCRQSPVFTPWFSHPSAQRPPPIRPAKRAPVINAEDVKCCQKALKDNVSRTANPPTAEKKSVSIAAAEAAVKRSWSVLARKGVRQRLPSLSKRFRRAITVHGLHLYQRSKWVIRQQNCGAARDIEQVWRALSRAARCAGLPTCNANIQRERVEIWVFCDVAYSEHVGHFLKERLQLSGSIRLSVHKLGDVFSL from the exons ATGGAGGAGGATGTTGTTCTTCACCATCGTCTCGAAGGCTCCGATGGACTGAGTGATTTAATCTCAACCACAGAAAAGCTCCTGGAGCCTTTCCCCTGCCGGCAATCTCCCGTCTTCACGCCGTGGTTCTCGCACCCGTCAGCACAACGCCCCCCGCCCATCAGACCGGCCAAACGCGCCCCTGTTATCAATGCGGAGGATGTAAAGTGTTGCCAAAAGGCATTAAAGGATAACGTCTCCAGAACCGCAAACCCGCCCACAGCTGAAAAGAAAAGCGTGTCCATCGCAGCAGCAGAGGCGGCGGTCAAACGGTCCTGGAGTGTGTTGGCTCGCAAAGGCGTTCGTCAGCGCTTGCCGTCACTCTCCAAACGCTTCCGACGCGCTATAACCGTACACGGGCTACACCTGTACCAGCGGTCCAAGTGGGTCATCCGTCAACAAAACTGTGGAGCCGCAAGGGACATCGAACAG GTGTGGCGGGCTCTGAGCAGAGCCGCTCGGTGCGCCGGCTTGCCAACATGCAACGCCAACATCCAGCGCGAGCGGGTCGAGATCTGGGTGTTCTGCGACGTGGCGTACTCGGAGCACGTGGGCCACTTCCTGAAGGAGCGTCTGCAGCTGTCGGGCAGCATCAGACTGAGCGTACACAAGCTCGGAGACGTCTTTAGCTTATAG